TTCTCTGCCACCTGATGGGTGAACACACATAAAAAGCAAATTCAGAAAGGCAATTCATTGTCACGTGCCCAACATACCAACACTTATATACATCTGTTATCTCCAAGCAACATATTTAAGAAGAGCAACTTCATGAAGTTTTCCTTATAGATATCTCACAGTTGTTCATTTCATGTTAAGATTATTGCATGTTACGATGCAAATAGAAAAGTTGATACTACAAAATTTGTCCCCACAAGTAATTTACATGTTAGGATGATGTCACAAAGTTAATTCTACAAACTCGAGTCAAAACTTATTTCCCAAATGCTAcctgaaaacaatttttttcaaatagAGTTCATATGCACTACTAAGCTGAGAGTGATTGAAAATATAGAGACAAAGCGCATATTCTTAAGTATGATGTATTCAAAATCACCTGATGGTCAAACTCTGCTCGCTCTATTGCCCGCATGTCACTGTGGAGCTTCAGGTCTGTTGGTATTGTTATTTCTTTTACCGGAGGTTTCAGTAAGCACTGAGATGACAAATACAAAGATATGCATACAAGTTAGTGGTTCGGTCTTGTCTGTCTTGCAATAGCAATAAAATCACTTAAatatagtcattttcatgtgATTTTGAATTGGTATCTATACTTCTAGTTCGTCAGTTGTCCATGGGAGGCCCTGAGCAATTGGTTTCCGCTGTCTATCCTCCTCCATCATCATCTCTTGTAGCTTCTTCGTGAACTCTTCCCCTTTCCTACAATGATATCACAAAACGAAGTTAGAAGCAACGTAAACCAAGTAAACTTTCAAGTGCTTTTCGATACCATTCATTTTCAGCACAGTTTATGTCACATCCCCGCTCGaaccccaccacatcccggctcgactccaccatagcacgatattattcactttgggccccgaccacgcccttacggttttgtttctaggaactcacacgagaacttcccagtaggtcacccatcttaCAATACACCtccttaggggcccaacgtcctcgtcagcacatTTCCGCCcagagattggctctgataccaaattatcacatccggcctgggcccccaccacatcttaGGCTCGACTCCGCTATAACACGATATTGTttgctttaggccccgaccacgccctcaaggttttgtttctgggaactcacacgagaaattcccagtgggtcacccatcctgggattgctctcgcgtgaactcgcttaacttcggagttcctacgaaactcgaagccagtgagctctcaaaaggcctcgtgctaagtagagatgggaatgtacatataaggcttacaggattctcacacttgggcgatgtgggatctaacactTTACCACTATTCTTAGCTTGAATGGCTTAGCGCTAGTGTCTCTctgttgcttcttcttcttccatctCCCTTATCCGATTGTGCTAGAAGATTCAGAGCTCTGAAATTCAAACCGGAATACAGAGGTAACCTGGGTTAGTTAATCATTTTCAATCTccaaataatgtaaaaacagtAAGGACAAGACTCACATTTCTTCGGCTCCTTTGCACCCCCCTCAAAATTCAAAGTCCTGTTTGAGACACTGTTTAGTCAAAAGAGCACAACCAAACTCAGTCAGGACATACAACAAACACCTGATGTGCATCAAATTCTCATGCTAACCTTAATCAAGTATAATTGCTAACCTTCCCAGACTTCCATCCCAAGAAGAAGAGACTAAAGTTCGCCAATCCAGACCAAGATTATCTGACGTCAAGAACAAGTCCGACGAGAAAAACGAATAAGATGAGACCTGTGTTTCCGACGCCTTAGGCTGAGGTTGCAATCCGGGTAATGCCCACTTCACCACCTTCTTCCCAATCTCTTCCGCCGCTTCCTCCTCCCCATTCTGCTCATCCGAATCCTTCGAGCTCGGAATCGAAAGCAACTTCTCAAACGCCTGAACAAAATGCATCACCTTCCCACTTTTCGGCACGCTCTTCCTCGCCTCTTCTAGCAACTAAGACCTACAAAAACTTCCATTCTTCTCGGCCCAGGTCACAAACAACCTTGATTCACCTTCCTCGTCCCCAATCTTCGACATGCATACAGAAAATGGAATAAAGATTTAAAATCTAGAATCAATCCAAAAGCTGAACACttttattttggaaaagaaCTTACATTGAGGGATAGCCCACGAGGAGAGGATCATCTTTACCTCTTGGGTCAAGTTCAATTCCGGCAAGCTTGACCGTAAATTGGCCGGAAAACCCCCGGTTACTGTTTCTTAGATTTGAAATTAAGGAAATTCGGCTTCGAATTTGATGAAACTAACTTGGGCGTTGGAAAGAGGACGAGAAGAGAATTTTGGAGGTACAAGTTGACGGTCGTTGGTGTTCTCATCGCTATCGTTTGTGTTCGACTCCCGTTGTCGGCGCCGTTGCGTGAAGAGAAGAGGGAAAAAAGAGAGAATGAAGCGAATGAGGTGTTGGACGTTTgtgaaggggagagagaggatTTAGATTTTTACACAAAAGCAAGACACCAATCTCAGCTTAAAAGacaccaaaaataaaaggacaccaataaaaaaattaaagagatttttcagtgtgatcagtacacgggatggtacaccacgtgtcactatacaaatggtgagatatgtgtACTAGAAagttaataaattaaagaataacCATATGTGTTCCTGTCACAATGGAAATTTTCTCCACAAATTAGAAGGCCACTAGTATTAGTGGCATTAACTAAAAAGACACCAAAAAAAGCCAAGAATGCCATCTTAATGTCTATAGTCACCAATTGTAAATGGTGTGTAAATATTAGTGTTCTATTACTATAATTCTAGTAGTGCGAGGCtcttatctttttgtttttgctctttatttcagtttttcaaatttttatttgtttgtggGGGATTTCAAAATACAAATGGACTATTTTATCAATTGAGCCATTATATAATATGTGAGAAGATACATGTCTTATTATTCGCCTTCATCTCGTGCTGCTATAGAACAACATTAAGGCAACTAAACTCTCAATTAGAGACTACAAAAAATTCGGGTTTTCATTACATCTCGATAATTACATTCGTTTTTTAATATATTCGGTTTATTTTTTGTCGTGACCCATTATGATAATAAGAATAAGAAGGAaattaaactaaatttaaaGTATTAGAAATGTGAAATCTACtaaaaaatttgagaaaagCCTCAAAGTTT
This region of Malus domestica chromosome 07, GDT2T_hap1 genomic DNA includes:
- the LOC103440100 gene encoding microtubule-destabilizing protein 60-like; the protein is MVESSRDVVGFERGCDINCAENEWKGEEFTKKLQEMMMEEDRQRKPIAQGLPWTTDELECLLKPPVKEITIPTDLKLHSDMRAIERAEFDHQVAEKMSLLSKIRWKEKDR